One Cervus canadensis isolate Bull #8, Minnesota chromosome 1, ASM1932006v1, whole genome shotgun sequence genomic window carries:
- the NEFH gene encoding neurofilament heavy polypeptide isoform X4: MSFSGADALLGAFAPLHGGGSLHYALARKGGAGGARSAAGSSSGFHSWARTSVSSVSASPSRFRGAGTASSTDSLDTLSNGPEGCMVVARSEKEQLQALNDRFAGYIDKVRQLEAHNRSLEGEAAALRQQQAGRAAMGELYEREVREMRGAVLRLGAARGQLRLEQEHLLEDIAHVRQRLDDEARQREEAEAATRALARFAQEAEAARVELQKKAQALQEECGYLRRHHQEEVGELLGQIQSSSAAQTQAEARDALKCDVTSALREIRAQLEGHTVQSTLQSEEWFRVRLDRLSEAAKVNTDAMRSAQEEISEYRRQLQARTTELETLKSTKDSLERQRSELEDRHQADIASYQEAIQQLDAELRNTKWEMAAQLREYQDLLNVKMALDIEIAAYRKLLEGEECRIGFGPGPFLLPEGLPKIPSVSTHIKVKSEEKIKMVEKLEKETVIVEEQTEEVQVTEEVTEEEEKEAKEEEGEEAVKSPPAEEAASPEKEEAKSPAEVKSPEKAKSPVEAKSPEKEEAKSPAEVKSPEKAKSPVEAKSPEKAKSPVEAKSPEKAKSPVKEEAKSPEKAKSPVETKSPEKAKSPVKEEAKSPEKAKSPVKEEAKSPEKAKSPVEAKSPEKAKSPVKEEAKSPEKAKSPVEAKSPEKAKSPVEAKSPEKAKSPVKEEAKSPEKAKSPVKEEAKSPEKAKSPVKEEAKSPEKAKSPVKEEAKSPEKAKSPVKEEAKSPEKAKSPVKEEAKSPEKAKSPEKAKSPVKEEAKSPEKAKSPVKEEAKAPGKEVPKKEEAKSPVKEEEKPQEVKAKEPPKKAEEEKAPATPKAEEKKDSKKDEVPTKEAPKPEEKKEPAVEKPKEPKAGAKKEEAEDKKKATTPEKEAPAKGKEEAKPKEKTEVAKKEPDDAKAKEPSKAAEKPKKEETPAAPEKKDAKEEKAAEAKKPEEKPKTEAQAKEPGKETSTPGKAKAEKSSSTDQKDSRPAEKAAEDKATKGEK, encoded by the exons ATGAGCTTCAGCGGCGCCGACGCGCTGCTGGGCGCCTTCGCGCCGCTTCATGGAGGCGGCAGCTTGCACTACGCACTGGCTCGCAAGGGCGGCGCGGGTGGAGCGCGCTCTGCAGCCGGCTCCTCCAGCGGATTCCACTCATGGGCGCGGACCTCCGTGAGTTCCGTGTCTGCCTCTCCGAGCCGCTTCCGAGGCGCCGGGACCGCCTCCAGCACCGACTCGCTAGACACCCTGAGCAACGGACCGGAAGGCTGCATGGTGGTGGCGCGCAGCGAGAAGGAGCAGCTGCAGGCGCTGAACGACCGCTTCGCGGGCTACATCGACAAGGTGCGGCAGCTCGAGGCGCATAACCGCAGCCTGGAGGGCGAGGCGGCGGCGCTGCGGCAGCAGCAGGCGGGCCGCGCCGCCATGGGCGAGCTCTACGAGCGCGAGGTGCGCGAGATGCGCGGTGCGGTGCTGCGCTTGGGCGCGGCGCGCGGCCAGCTGCGCCTGGAGCAGGAGCACCTGCTGGAGGACATCGCGCACGTGCGCCAGCGCCTGGACGACGAGGCCCGGCAGCGCGAGGAGGCCGAGGCGGCGACGCGCGCACTGGCCCGCTTTGCGCAGGAGGCCGAGGCGGCGCGCGTCGAGCTGCAGAAGAAGGCGCAAGCCCTGCAGGAAGAGTGCGGCTACCTGCGGCGTCACCACCAGGAGGAGGTGGGCGAGCTGCTCGGCCAGATCCAGAGCAGCAGCGCGGCGCAGACGCAGGCCGAGGCGCGCGACGCCCTCAAGTGCGACGTGACGTCCGCCCTGCGCGAGATCCGCGCGCAGCTTGAAGGCCACACGGTGCAGAGCACGCTCCAGTCCGAGGAGTGGTTCCGAG TGAGGCTGGACCGGCTGTCAGAGGCAGCCAAGGTGAACACAGACGCCATGCGCTCAGCACAGGAGGAGATATCTGAGTACCGGCGCCAGCTTCAGGCCAGGACCACAGAGCTGGAGACGCTCAAAAGCACCAAGGACTCGCTGGAGAGGCAGCGCTCTGAGCTGGAGGACCGTCACCAGGCCGACATCGCGTCCTACCAG gaggccaTCCAGCAGCTGGATGCAGAACTCAGGAACACCAAGTGGGAGATGGCAGCCCAGCTCCGAGAGTACCAGGACCTGCTCAATGTCAAGATGGCTCTGGATATTGAGATCGCTGCTTACAG AAAACTCCTGGAGGGTGAGGAGTGTCGGATTGGCTTTGGCCCAGGTCCTTTCCTCCTTCCAGAAGGACTCCCCAAGATCCCCTCCGTGTCCACTCACATCAAAGTCAAAAGTGAAGAGAAGATCAAGATGGTAGAAAAGTTAGAGAAGGAAACTGTGATTGTGGAGGAACAGACAGAGGAGGTCCAAGTGACTGAAGAAGTGactgaagaagaagagaaagaggccaaagaggaggaaggagaagaagcaGTAAAGTCTCCCCCAGCAGAAGAGGCCGCATCCCCAGAGAAGGAGGAGGCCAAGTCACCAGCTGAGGTGAAGTCCCCTGAGAAGGCCAAGTCCCCTGTGGAGGCCAAGtccccagagaaggaagaggCCAAGTCACCAGCTGAGGTGAAGTCCCCTGAGAAGGCCAAGTCCCCCGTGGAG GCCAAGTCCCCAGAGAAGGCCAAGTCCCCAGTGGAGGCCAAGTCCCCAGAGAAGGCCAAGTCCCCTGTAAAGGAGGAGGCCAAGTCCCCAGAGAAGGCCAAGTCCCCAGTGGAGACCAAGTCCCCAGAGAAGGCCAAGTCCCCCGTGAAGGAGGAGGCCAAGTCCCCAGAGAAGGCCAAGTCCCCCGTGAAGGAGGAGGCCAAGTCCCCAGAGAAGGCCAAGTCCCCAGTGGAGGCCAAGTCCCCAGAGAAGGCCAAGTCCCCCGTGAAGGAGGAGGCCAAGTCCCCAGAGAAGGCCAAGTCCCCAGTGGAGGCCAAGTCCCCAGAGAAGGCCAAGTCTCCAGTGGAGGCCAAGTCTCCAGAGAAGGCCAAGTCCCCCGTGAAGGAGGAGGCCAAGTCCCCAGAGAAGGCCAAGTCCCCTGTGAAGGAGGAGGCCAAGTCCCCAGAGAAGGCCAAGTCTCCTGTGAAGGAGGAGGCCAAGTCCCCAGAGAAGGCCAAGTCCCCTGTGAAGGAGGAGGCCAAGTCCCCAGAGAAGGCCAAGTCCCCTGTGAAGGAGGAGGCCAAGTCCCCAGAGAAGGCCAAGTCCCCTGTGAAGGAGGAGGCCAAGTCCCCAGAGAAGGCCAAGTCTCCAGAGAAGGCCAAGTCTCCTGTGAAGGAGGAGGCCAAGTCCCCAGAGAAGGCCAAGTCTCCTGTGAAGGAGGAGGCCAAGGCTCCTGGGAAGGAGGTCCCAAAGAAGGAGGAGGCCAAGTCCCctgtgaaagaggaagaaaaacccCAGGAGGTGAAAGCCAAAGAGCCCCcaaagaaggcagaggaagagaaagctcCAGCCACACCCAAAGCGGAGGAGAAGAAGGACAGCAAGAAAGATGAGGTGCCCACAAAGGAGGCTCCAAAACCCGAGGAGAAGAAGGAACCTGCTGTGGAAAAGCCCAAAGAACCCAAAGCTGGAGCCAAGAAGGAAGAGGCTGAAGATAAGAAAAAAGCAACCACCCCAGAGAAGGAGGCTCCTGCCAAGGGGAAGGAAGAGGCCAAGCCTAAAGAGAAGACTGAGGTGGCCAAGAAGGAACCAGATGATGCCAAGGCCAAAGAACCCAGCAAAGCAGCAGAAAAGCCAAAGAAGGAAGAGACGCCGGCAGCACCGGAGAAAAAAGACGCCAAGGAGGAGAAGGCCGCAGAAGCCAAGAAGCCTGAGGAGAAACCCAAAACAGAGGCCCAAGCCAAGGAACCCGGCAAGGAGACCTCCACACCTGGGAAagccaaggctgagaaatcctCCAGCACAGACCAGAAAGACAGCAGACCTGCAGAGAAGGCTGCAGAAGATAAGGCCACCAAGGGAGAGAAGTAA
- the NEFH gene encoding neurofilament heavy polypeptide isoform X2 gives MSFSGADALLGAFAPLHGGGSLHYALARKGGAGGARSAAGSSSGFHSWARTSVSSVSASPSRFRGAGTASSTDSLDTLSNGPEGCMVVARSEKEQLQALNDRFAGYIDKVRQLEAHNRSLEGEAAALRQQQAGRAAMGELYEREVREMRGAVLRLGAARGQLRLEQEHLLEDIAHVRQRLDDEARQREEAEAATRALARFAQEAEAARVELQKKAQALQEECGYLRRHHQEEVGELLGQIQSSSAAQTQAEARDALKCDVTSALREIRAQLEGHTVQSTLQSEEWFRVRLDRLSEAAKVNTDAMRSAQEEISEYRRQLQARTTELETLKSTKDSLERQRSELEDRHQADIASYQEAIQQLDAELRNTKWEMAAQLREYQDLLNVKMALDIEIAAYRKLLEGEECRIGFGPGPFLLPEGLPKIPSVSTHIKVKSEEKIKMVEKLEKETVIVEEQTEEVQVTEEVTEEEEKEAKEEEGEEAVKSPPAEEAASPEKEEAKSPAEVKSPEKAKSPVEAKSPEKAKSPVEAKSPEKAKSPVKEEAKSPEKAKSPVEAKSPEKAKSPIKEEAKSPEKVKSPVEAKSPEKEEAKSPEKAKSPVEAKSPEKAKSPVKEEAKSPEKAKSPVETKSPEKAKSPVKEEAKSPEKAKSPVKEEAKSPEKAKSPVEAKSPEKAKSPVKEEAKSPEKAKSPVEAKSPEKAKSPVEAKSPEKAKSPVKEEAKSPEKAKSPVKEEAKSPEKAKSPVKEEAKSPEKAKSPVKEEAKSPEKAKSPVKEEAKSPEKAKSPVKEEAKSPEKAKSPEKAKSPVKEEAKSPEKAKSPVKEEAKAPGKEVPKKEEAKSPVKEEEKPQEVKAKEPPKKAEEEKAPATPKAEEKKDSKKDEVPTKEAPKPEEKKEPAVEKPKEPKAGAKKEEAEDKKKATTPEKEAPAKGKEEAKPKEKTEVAKKEPDDAKAKEPSKAAEKPKKEETPAAPEKKDAKEEKAAEAKKPEEKPKTEAQAKEPGKETSTPGKAKAEKSSSTDQKDSRPAEKAAEDKATKGEK, from the exons ATGAGCTTCAGCGGCGCCGACGCGCTGCTGGGCGCCTTCGCGCCGCTTCATGGAGGCGGCAGCTTGCACTACGCACTGGCTCGCAAGGGCGGCGCGGGTGGAGCGCGCTCTGCAGCCGGCTCCTCCAGCGGATTCCACTCATGGGCGCGGACCTCCGTGAGTTCCGTGTCTGCCTCTCCGAGCCGCTTCCGAGGCGCCGGGACCGCCTCCAGCACCGACTCGCTAGACACCCTGAGCAACGGACCGGAAGGCTGCATGGTGGTGGCGCGCAGCGAGAAGGAGCAGCTGCAGGCGCTGAACGACCGCTTCGCGGGCTACATCGACAAGGTGCGGCAGCTCGAGGCGCATAACCGCAGCCTGGAGGGCGAGGCGGCGGCGCTGCGGCAGCAGCAGGCGGGCCGCGCCGCCATGGGCGAGCTCTACGAGCGCGAGGTGCGCGAGATGCGCGGTGCGGTGCTGCGCTTGGGCGCGGCGCGCGGCCAGCTGCGCCTGGAGCAGGAGCACCTGCTGGAGGACATCGCGCACGTGCGCCAGCGCCTGGACGACGAGGCCCGGCAGCGCGAGGAGGCCGAGGCGGCGACGCGCGCACTGGCCCGCTTTGCGCAGGAGGCCGAGGCGGCGCGCGTCGAGCTGCAGAAGAAGGCGCAAGCCCTGCAGGAAGAGTGCGGCTACCTGCGGCGTCACCACCAGGAGGAGGTGGGCGAGCTGCTCGGCCAGATCCAGAGCAGCAGCGCGGCGCAGACGCAGGCCGAGGCGCGCGACGCCCTCAAGTGCGACGTGACGTCCGCCCTGCGCGAGATCCGCGCGCAGCTTGAAGGCCACACGGTGCAGAGCACGCTCCAGTCCGAGGAGTGGTTCCGAG TGAGGCTGGACCGGCTGTCAGAGGCAGCCAAGGTGAACACAGACGCCATGCGCTCAGCACAGGAGGAGATATCTGAGTACCGGCGCCAGCTTCAGGCCAGGACCACAGAGCTGGAGACGCTCAAAAGCACCAAGGACTCGCTGGAGAGGCAGCGCTCTGAGCTGGAGGACCGTCACCAGGCCGACATCGCGTCCTACCAG gaggccaTCCAGCAGCTGGATGCAGAACTCAGGAACACCAAGTGGGAGATGGCAGCCCAGCTCCGAGAGTACCAGGACCTGCTCAATGTCAAGATGGCTCTGGATATTGAGATCGCTGCTTACAG AAAACTCCTGGAGGGTGAGGAGTGTCGGATTGGCTTTGGCCCAGGTCCTTTCCTCCTTCCAGAAGGACTCCCCAAGATCCCCTCCGTGTCCACTCACATCAAAGTCAAAAGTGAAGAGAAGATCAAGATGGTAGAAAAGTTAGAGAAGGAAACTGTGATTGTGGAGGAACAGACAGAGGAGGTCCAAGTGACTGAAGAAGTGactgaagaagaagagaaagaggccaaagaggaggaaggagaagaagcaGTAAAGTCTCCCCCAGCAGAAGAGGCCGCATCCCCAGAGAAGGAGGAGGCCAAGTCACCAGCTGAGGTGAAGTCCCCTGAGAAGGCCAAGTCCCCTGTGGAGGCCAAGtccccagagaag GCCAAGTCCCCCGTGGAGGCCAAATCCCCAGAGAAGGCCAAGTCCCCTGTGAAGGAAGAAGCCAAATCCCCAGAGAAGGCCAAGTCCCCAGTGGAGGCCAAGTCTCCAGAGAAGGCCAAGTCCCCCATAAAGGAAGAGGCCAAGTCCCCAGAGAAGGTCAAATCCCCAGTGGAGGCCAAGTCCCCAGAGAAGGAGGAGGCCAAGTCCCCAGAGAAGGCCAAGTCCCCAGTGGAGGCCAAGTCCCCAGAGAAGGCCAAGTCCCCTGTAAAGGAGGAGGCCAAGTCCCCAGAGAAGGCCAAGTCCCCAGTGGAGACCAAGTCCCCAGAGAAGGCCAAGTCCCCCGTGAAGGAGGAGGCCAAGTCCCCAGAGAAGGCCAAGTCCCCCGTGAAGGAGGAGGCCAAGTCCCCAGAGAAGGCCAAGTCCCCAGTGGAGGCCAAGTCCCCAGAGAAGGCCAAGTCCCCCGTGAAGGAGGAGGCCAAGTCCCCAGAGAAGGCCAAGTCCCCAGTGGAGGCCAAGTCCCCAGAGAAGGCCAAGTCTCCAGTGGAGGCCAAGTCTCCAGAGAAGGCCAAGTCCCCCGTGAAGGAGGAGGCCAAGTCCCCAGAGAAGGCCAAGTCCCCTGTGAAGGAGGAGGCCAAGTCCCCAGAGAAGGCCAAGTCTCCTGTGAAGGAGGAGGCCAAGTCCCCAGAGAAGGCCAAGTCCCCTGTGAAGGAGGAGGCCAAGTCCCCAGAGAAGGCCAAGTCCCCTGTGAAGGAGGAGGCCAAGTCCCCAGAGAAGGCCAAGTCCCCTGTGAAGGAGGAGGCCAAGTCCCCAGAGAAGGCCAAGTCTCCAGAGAAGGCCAAGTCTCCTGTGAAGGAGGAGGCCAAGTCCCCAGAGAAGGCCAAGTCTCCTGTGAAGGAGGAGGCCAAGGCTCCTGGGAAGGAGGTCCCAAAGAAGGAGGAGGCCAAGTCCCctgtgaaagaggaagaaaaacccCAGGAGGTGAAAGCCAAAGAGCCCCcaaagaaggcagaggaagagaaagctcCAGCCACACCCAAAGCGGAGGAGAAGAAGGACAGCAAGAAAGATGAGGTGCCCACAAAGGAGGCTCCAAAACCCGAGGAGAAGAAGGAACCTGCTGTGGAAAAGCCCAAAGAACCCAAAGCTGGAGCCAAGAAGGAAGAGGCTGAAGATAAGAAAAAAGCAACCACCCCAGAGAAGGAGGCTCCTGCCAAGGGGAAGGAAGAGGCCAAGCCTAAAGAGAAGACTGAGGTGGCCAAGAAGGAACCAGATGATGCCAAGGCCAAAGAACCCAGCAAAGCAGCAGAAAAGCCAAAGAAGGAAGAGACGCCGGCAGCACCGGAGAAAAAAGACGCCAAGGAGGAGAAGGCCGCAGAAGCCAAGAAGCCTGAGGAGAAACCCAAAACAGAGGCCCAAGCCAAGGAACCCGGCAAGGAGACCTCCACACCTGGGAAagccaaggctgagaaatcctCCAGCACAGACCAGAAAGACAGCAGACCTGCAGAGAAGGCTGCAGAAGATAAGGCCACCAAGGGAGAGAAGTAA
- the NEFH gene encoding neurofilament heavy polypeptide isoform X3: MSFSGADALLGAFAPLHGGGSLHYALARKGGAGGARSAAGSSSGFHSWARTSVSSVSASPSRFRGAGTASSTDSLDTLSNGPEGCMVVARSEKEQLQALNDRFAGYIDKVRQLEAHNRSLEGEAAALRQQQAGRAAMGELYEREVREMRGAVLRLGAARGQLRLEQEHLLEDIAHVRQRLDDEARQREEAEAATRALARFAQEAEAARVELQKKAQALQEECGYLRRHHQEEVGELLGQIQSSSAAQTQAEARDALKCDVTSALREIRAQLEGHTVQSTLQSEEWFRVRLDRLSEAAKVNTDAMRSAQEEISEYRRQLQARTTELETLKSTKDSLERQRSELEDRHQADIASYQEAIQQLDAELRNTKWEMAAQLREYQDLLNVKMALDIEIAAYRKLLEGEECRIGFGPGPFLLPEGLPKIPSVSTHIKVKSEEKIKMVEKLEKETVIVEEQTEEVQVTEEVTEEEEKEAKEEEGEEAVKSPPAEEAASPEKEEAKSPAEVKSPEKAKSPVEAKSPEKEEAKSPAEVKSPEKAKSPVEAKSPVEAKSPEKAKSPVKEEAKSPEKAKSPVEAKSPEKAKSPIKEEAKSPEKVKSPVEAKSPEKEEAKSPEKAKSPVEAKSPEKAKSPVKEEAKSPEKAKSPVETKSPEKAKSPVKEEAKSPEKAKSPVKEEAKSPEKAKSPVEAKSPEKAKSPVKEEAKSPEKAKSPVEAKSPEKAKSPVEAKSPEKAKSPVKEEAKSPEKAKSPVKEEAKSPEKAKSPVKEEAKSPEKAKSPVKEEAKSPEKAKSPVKEEAKSPEKAKSPEKAKSPVKEEAKAPGKEVPKKEEAKSPVKEEEKPQEVKAKEPPKKAEEEKAPATPKAEEKKDSKKDEVPTKEAPKPEEKKEPAVEKPKEPKAGAKKEEAEDKKKATTPEKEAPAKGKEEAKPKEKTEVAKKEPDDAKAKEPSKAAEKPKKEETPAAPEKKDAKEEKAAEAKKPEEKPKTEAQAKEPGKETSTPGKAKAEKSSSTDQKDSRPAEKAAEDKATKGEK, from the exons ATGAGCTTCAGCGGCGCCGACGCGCTGCTGGGCGCCTTCGCGCCGCTTCATGGAGGCGGCAGCTTGCACTACGCACTGGCTCGCAAGGGCGGCGCGGGTGGAGCGCGCTCTGCAGCCGGCTCCTCCAGCGGATTCCACTCATGGGCGCGGACCTCCGTGAGTTCCGTGTCTGCCTCTCCGAGCCGCTTCCGAGGCGCCGGGACCGCCTCCAGCACCGACTCGCTAGACACCCTGAGCAACGGACCGGAAGGCTGCATGGTGGTGGCGCGCAGCGAGAAGGAGCAGCTGCAGGCGCTGAACGACCGCTTCGCGGGCTACATCGACAAGGTGCGGCAGCTCGAGGCGCATAACCGCAGCCTGGAGGGCGAGGCGGCGGCGCTGCGGCAGCAGCAGGCGGGCCGCGCCGCCATGGGCGAGCTCTACGAGCGCGAGGTGCGCGAGATGCGCGGTGCGGTGCTGCGCTTGGGCGCGGCGCGCGGCCAGCTGCGCCTGGAGCAGGAGCACCTGCTGGAGGACATCGCGCACGTGCGCCAGCGCCTGGACGACGAGGCCCGGCAGCGCGAGGAGGCCGAGGCGGCGACGCGCGCACTGGCCCGCTTTGCGCAGGAGGCCGAGGCGGCGCGCGTCGAGCTGCAGAAGAAGGCGCAAGCCCTGCAGGAAGAGTGCGGCTACCTGCGGCGTCACCACCAGGAGGAGGTGGGCGAGCTGCTCGGCCAGATCCAGAGCAGCAGCGCGGCGCAGACGCAGGCCGAGGCGCGCGACGCCCTCAAGTGCGACGTGACGTCCGCCCTGCGCGAGATCCGCGCGCAGCTTGAAGGCCACACGGTGCAGAGCACGCTCCAGTCCGAGGAGTGGTTCCGAG TGAGGCTGGACCGGCTGTCAGAGGCAGCCAAGGTGAACACAGACGCCATGCGCTCAGCACAGGAGGAGATATCTGAGTACCGGCGCCAGCTTCAGGCCAGGACCACAGAGCTGGAGACGCTCAAAAGCACCAAGGACTCGCTGGAGAGGCAGCGCTCTGAGCTGGAGGACCGTCACCAGGCCGACATCGCGTCCTACCAG gaggccaTCCAGCAGCTGGATGCAGAACTCAGGAACACCAAGTGGGAGATGGCAGCCCAGCTCCGAGAGTACCAGGACCTGCTCAATGTCAAGATGGCTCTGGATATTGAGATCGCTGCTTACAG AAAACTCCTGGAGGGTGAGGAGTGTCGGATTGGCTTTGGCCCAGGTCCTTTCCTCCTTCCAGAAGGACTCCCCAAGATCCCCTCCGTGTCCACTCACATCAAAGTCAAAAGTGAAGAGAAGATCAAGATGGTAGAAAAGTTAGAGAAGGAAACTGTGATTGTGGAGGAACAGACAGAGGAGGTCCAAGTGACTGAAGAAGTGactgaagaagaagagaaagaggccaaagaggaggaaggagaagaagcaGTAAAGTCTCCCCCAGCAGAAGAGGCCGCATCCCCAGAGAAGGAGGAGGCCAAGTCACCAGCTGAGGTGAAGTCCCCTGAGAAGGCCAAGTCCCCTGTGGAGGCCAAGtccccagagaaggaagaggCCAAGTCACCAGCTGAGGTGAAGTCCCCTGAGAAGGCCAAGTCCCCCGTGGAGGCCAAGTCCCCCGTGGAGGCCAAATCCCCAGAGAAGGCCAAGTCCCCTGTGAAGGAAGAAGCCAAATCCCCAGAGAAGGCCAAGTCCCCAGTGGAGGCCAAGTCTCCAGAGAAGGCCAAGTCCCCCATAAAGGAAGAGGCCAAGTCCCCAGAGAAGGTCAAATCCCCAGTGGAGGCCAAGTCCCCAGAGAAGGAGGAGGCCAAGTCCCCAGAGAAGGCCAAGTCCCCAGTGGAGGCCAAGTCCCCAGAGAAGGCCAAGTCCCCTGTAAAGGAGGAGGCCAAGTCCCCAGAGAAGGCCAAGTCCCCAGTGGAGACCAAGTCCCCAGAGAAGGCCAAGTCCCCCGTGAAGGAGGAGGCCAAGTCCCCAGAGAAGGCCAAGTCCCCCGTGAAGGAGGAGGCCAAGTCCCCAGAGAAGGCCAAGTCCCCAGTGGAGGCCAAGTCCCCAGAGAAGGCCAAGTCCCCCGTGAAGGAGGAGGCCAAGTCCCCAGAGAAGGCCAAGTCCCCAGTGGAGGCCAAGTCCCCAGAGAAGGCCAAGTCTCCAGTGGAGGCCAAGTCTCCAGAGAAGGCCAAGTCCCCCGTGAAGGAGGAGGCCAAGTCCCCAGAGAAGGCCAAGTCCCCTGTGAAGGAGGAGGCCAAGTCCCCAGAGAAGGCCAAGTCTCCTGTGAAGGAGGAGGCCAAGTCCCCAGAGAAGGCCAAGTCCCCTGTGAAGGAGGAGGCCAAGTCCCCAGAGAAGGCCAAGTCCCCTGTGAAGGAGGAGGCCAAGTCCCCAGAGAAG GCCAAGTCCCCAGAGAAGGCCAAGTCTCCTGTGAAGGAGGAGGCCAAGGCTCCTGGGAAGGAGGTCCCAAAGAAGGAGGAGGCCAAGTCCCctgtgaaagaggaagaaaaacccCAGGAGGTGAAAGCCAAAGAGCCCCcaaagaaggcagaggaagagaaagctcCAGCCACACCCAAAGCGGAGGAGAAGAAGGACAGCAAGAAAGATGAGGTGCCCACAAAGGAGGCTCCAAAACCCGAGGAGAAGAAGGAACCTGCTGTGGAAAAGCCCAAAGAACCCAAAGCTGGAGCCAAGAAGGAAGAGGCTGAAGATAAGAAAAAAGCAACCACCCCAGAGAAGGAGGCTCCTGCCAAGGGGAAGGAAGAGGCCAAGCCTAAAGAGAAGACTGAGGTGGCCAAGAAGGAACCAGATGATGCCAAGGCCAAAGAACCCAGCAAAGCAGCAGAAAAGCCAAAGAAGGAAGAGACGCCGGCAGCACCGGAGAAAAAAGACGCCAAGGAGGAGAAGGCCGCAGAAGCCAAGAAGCCTGAGGAGAAACCCAAAACAGAGGCCCAAGCCAAGGAACCCGGCAAGGAGACCTCCACACCTGGGAAagccaaggctgagaaatcctCCAGCACAGACCAGAAAGACAGCAGACCTGCAGAGAAGGCTGCAGAAGATAAGGCCACCAAGGGAGAGAAGTAA